The following is a genomic window from Vibrio cyclitrophicus.
GTGTCATCTTCGCTTTGGTTGCAGTGTTTGCAACAGCTTCAAGAAGAGTTACCAGCTACAGAATTCAGTATGTGGGTTCGTCCGTTACAAGCGGAACTCAATGACAATACTCTAACTCTATTTGCACCGAACCGTTTCGTACTCGATTGGGTTCGCGATAAGTATCTAAATAGCATTAACCGTTTACTGCAAGAATATTGTGGTAACGATATCCCACATCTGCATTTTGAAGTGGGAAGCAAGCGCGTGATTGCTCCTAAACCTGCGACACCAGCACCGGCGCGTACACGTACGGCAGCCGATGTGGCCGCTGAGTCATCCGCACCTGCGCAGTTACAAGCTCGTAAGCCTGTTCACAATATCTGGCGCGATGAAGAGCCTGTGGCGGTTGACCTTAACCACCGTTCAAACGTGAACCCAAAGCATAAGTTTAATAACTTTGTTGAAGGTAAGTCGAACCAACTGGGTTTGGCTGCGGCACGTCAGGTTTCTGATAACCCAGGAACAGCTTATAACCCGTTGTTTTTGTATGGTGGTACTGGTTTAGGTAAAACGCACTTGTTGCATGCGGTGGGTAATGCCATTGTCGATAATAAACCGAATGCTAAAGTGGTTTACATGCACTCCGAGCGCTTTGTTCAAGACATGGTGAAAGCGCTCCAAAACAATGCGATCGAAGAATTTAAACGTTACTACCGTAGTGTTGATGCTTTGCTTATCGATGATATCCAATTCTTCGCTAATAAAGAGCGCTCTCAAGAAGAGTTCTTCCATACCTTTAACGCACTGCTTGAAGGCAACCAACAGATCATCCTAACTTCTGACCGTTATCCTAAAGAGATCAACGGGGTAGAGGATCGCCTTAAATCTCGCTTCGGTTGGGGTTTGACGGTTGCGATTGAGCCACCAGAGCTTGAAACGCGGGTTGCTATCTTGATGAAGAAAGCAGAAGACCACCAAATCCACCTTGCGGATGAAGTGGCTTTCTTTATTGCTAAGCGTCTACGTTCTAACGTTCGTGAACTGGAAGGCGCATTGAACCGTGTTATCGCGAATGCGAACTTCACTGGTCGCCCGATTACGATCGATTTCGTACGTGAAGCACTGCGTGACCTACTTGCACTGCAAGAGAAATTGGTCACCATTGATAATATTCAGAAGACAGTAGCCGAGTACTACAAAATCAAAGTAGCCGATCTCTTGTCGAAACGTCGCTCTCGTTCTGTTGCTCGTCCACGTCAATTGGCGATGGCTCTGGCTAAAGAGCTAACAAACCACAGCTTGCCTGAGATTGGCGATGCATTCGGTGGCCGTGACCACACGACTGTACTGCATGCTTGTCGTAAAATTGCTCAGCTGCGTGAAGAGAGCCACGACATTAA
Proteins encoded in this region:
- the dnaA gene encoding chromosomal replication initiator protein DnaA, with amino-acid sequence MSSSLWLQCLQQLQEELPATEFSMWVRPLQAELNDNTLTLFAPNRFVLDWVRDKYLNSINRLLQEYCGNDIPHLHFEVGSKRVIAPKPATPAPARTRTAADVAAESSAPAQLQARKPVHNIWRDEEPVAVDLNHRSNVNPKHKFNNFVEGKSNQLGLAAARQVSDNPGTAYNPLFLYGGTGLGKTHLLHAVGNAIVDNKPNAKVVYMHSERFVQDMVKALQNNAIEEFKRYYRSVDALLIDDIQFFANKERSQEEFFHTFNALLEGNQQIILTSDRYPKEINGVEDRLKSRFGWGLTVAIEPPELETRVAILMKKAEDHQIHLADEVAFFIAKRLRSNVRELEGALNRVIANANFTGRPITIDFVREALRDLLALQEKLVTIDNIQKTVAEYYKIKVADLLSKRRSRSVARPRQLAMALAKELTNHSLPEIGDAFGGRDHTTVLHACRKIAQLREESHDIKEDYSNLIRTLSS